The Agarilytica rhodophyticola genome has a window encoding:
- a CDS encoding PilZ domain-containing protein yields the protein MRQNERRRYFRINETIGISYQVLEGDNHDIGFQKGNASVLELVSKHDQQIERLLVELADEHPKIVELITVFNQKLERVVNQLVLENQVISRIAHRVKAANISACGIAFENDEQITKGAKLKMELTLFPSEKKIVVNGIIVGCEPISDKKSWYWRIDFYSMGEQAQELLIQHIVQCQSQQLKKMRGN from the coding sequence ATGCGACAAAATGAGAGGCGACGATATTTCCGCATTAATGAAACTATTGGTATCTCATACCAGGTACTAGAAGGCGATAATCATGATATCGGGTTTCAAAAAGGTAACGCGAGTGTCTTAGAGCTTGTTTCTAAGCACGATCAACAGATTGAACGTCTATTAGTGGAATTGGCAGATGAGCACCCAAAAATTGTCGAGTTAATTACGGTGTTTAATCAAAAACTCGAGAGAGTGGTGAACCAGTTAGTGCTAGAAAATCAGGTGATCAGTCGTATTGCTCACAGAGTTAAAGCCGCAAATATTAGTGCTTGTGGTATTGCATTTGAAAACGATGAACAAATTACAAAAGGTGCCAAGCTAAAGATGGAGCTAACTTTGTTTCCGTCGGAGAAAAAAATAGTCGTCAACGGTATAATCGTAGGCTGTGAACCTATTAGTGATAAAAAATCTTGGTATTGGCGCATCGACTTCTACAGCATGGGGGAGCAAGCACAAGAACTTTTGATTCAGCATATTGTGCAGTGTCAAAGCCAGCAACTTAAAAAGATGCGTGGTAACTAG
- a CDS encoding HNH endonuclease yields the protein MEARILRLNMAGQPIEWLHWKECVNLYARGIVSWSLGGVVRRVCGGRSRLTGSQTTIDLPAIVACHGNKLMQMRLDPPLTNPALFYRDNCQCLYCGHYFTFDELSRDHVVPSSRGGLDRWENVVAACKRCNQFKGDKMLDETNMELLALPYRPNPYEYMALINSRRLRGDQFEYLRSRFSRYSGEGLALL from the coding sequence GTGGAAGCAAGAATACTTCGGCTTAATATGGCAGGTCAGCCTATCGAGTGGCTACATTGGAAAGAATGTGTCAACTTATACGCTAGGGGGATTGTGTCTTGGTCTTTAGGTGGCGTTGTCCGGCGGGTTTGTGGTGGTAGATCTCGTTTAACAGGCTCACAAACAACCATTGACTTACCAGCTATTGTTGCTTGTCATGGCAATAAGTTAATGCAAATGCGCTTAGATCCTCCACTGACAAATCCGGCACTTTTTTATCGCGATAATTGCCAATGTCTCTATTGTGGTCATTATTTTACTTTTGATGAACTGTCCCGTGACCACGTTGTTCCAAGTAGTCGCGGTGGTCTCGATCGCTGGGAAAATGTTGTTGCTGCATGTAAGCGTTGTAATCAGTTTAAGGGCGATAAGATGCTCGACGAAACTAATATGGAGTTGTTGGCCTTGCCTTATCGACCTAATCCATATGAATATATGGCGTTGATAAACAGCCGACGCCTCCGAGGCGATCAATTTGAATATCTGCGCTCGCGCTTTTCTCGCTATAGTGGGGAGGGGCTGGCTCTTCTATAA
- a CDS encoding SMP-30/gluconolactonase/LRE family protein: MRNVEVALDIRANLGECPRWDEKSGLLYWIDINAFKLHRLDPKTGINETLTFDEEIGCFSLRKESGYVLAMRSGFYFLDDWNTELRSISDPEAGLDKNRFNDGRCDAEGRFIAGSYYPPKDHEGASLWSLGTDLSVKKLVGNLLTSNGSAFSPDNKTFYLSDTPKHVIYRYDYDLSTGSIANGRIFHEFPHGNGRPDGAAVDVEGFYWTALYEGSRIARLSPEGEIVEEITVPATCPTMVAFGGDDMKTLFITTVGNRSEEELEKYPHSGAVFKVEVDVPGLPEHRFAL, translated from the coding sequence ATGCGTAACGTAGAAGTGGCATTGGATATTCGAGCCAATTTAGGTGAATGTCCACGTTGGGATGAAAAATCAGGTCTATTGTATTGGATTGATATCAATGCTTTCAAACTTCATAGACTAGACCCCAAGACAGGCATTAATGAAACTCTTACTTTTGACGAAGAAATAGGATGCTTCAGTCTGCGTAAGGAAAGCGGCTATGTACTAGCAATGCGCAGCGGCTTTTATTTTCTCGATGACTGGAATACGGAATTGCGCTCAATTAGTGATCCTGAAGCCGGATTAGATAAAAATCGTTTTAATGATGGACGTTGTGATGCTGAAGGACGTTTTATTGCGGGCTCTTACTACCCACCTAAAGATCATGAAGGCGCTAGCCTATGGTCCCTCGGGACAGACCTTTCAGTAAAAAAATTAGTCGGCAATTTACTTACATCCAATGGTTCTGCTTTTAGCCCTGATAATAAAACCTTCTATCTTTCTGATACACCCAAGCATGTCATTTACCGCTATGACTACGACCTGAGTACAGGCTCAATTGCCAATGGTCGAATATTCCATGAATTTCCTCATGGCAATGGTCGTCCAGATGGCGCTGCAGTGGATGTTGAGGGCTTCTATTGGACTGCTTTGTATGAGGGTAGTCGCATTGCGCGATTAAGCCCCGAAGGTGAAATTGTCGAGGAAATTACAGTGCCTGCTACCTGTCCCACTATGGTAGCTTTCGGCGGCGATGATATGAAAACATTATTCATCACTACTGTTGGTAATCGTTCAGAAGAAGAATTAGAAAAATATCCTCACTCCGGCGCGGTATTTAAAGTTGAGGTAGATGTTCCTGGTTTACCTGAACATCGTTTTGCTCTTTAA
- the fghA gene encoding S-formylglutathione hydrolase, with translation MELISSVLCFDGKQERYKHWSNSNNCEMTFSVYLPAQINDQNKAPVLYWLSGLTCTDENFVQKAGAQRCASELGIIVVAPDTSPRGEEVADDPNGDWDFGLGAGFYVNATQLPWSKHYHMFDYVTEELPVIIEQNFPSNGKASISGHSMGGHGALVCALSKPEKYNSISAFAPIVNPTQCPWGKKAFSAYLGDEEQAWQAYDTCELLKKNKSILPTLIHQGLEDGFLQDQLLIDNLQKTVEQLDIQAVDVHLNEGYDHSYFFIASFIEQHLRFHAKYLK, from the coding sequence ATCGAACTTATCTCAAGTGTCCTCTGCTTTGATGGTAAACAAGAACGCTACAAACACTGGTCAAATAGCAATAACTGTGAAATGACCTTCAGCGTTTATCTTCCGGCACAGATTAATGATCAAAATAAAGCGCCTGTTTTATATTGGCTTTCAGGCTTAACCTGTACCGATGAAAACTTTGTACAAAAAGCAGGAGCGCAGCGATGTGCCTCTGAATTAGGCATAATAGTGGTAGCACCTGATACCTCCCCTAGAGGAGAAGAGGTTGCTGATGATCCTAATGGCGACTGGGATTTTGGCCTGGGCGCGGGCTTCTATGTCAATGCGACTCAGTTGCCTTGGTCGAAGCACTACCACATGTTTGACTATGTCACAGAGGAATTGCCAGTCATTATCGAGCAGAACTTTCCAAGCAATGGTAAGGCCTCAATCAGCGGGCATTCTATGGGAGGGCACGGCGCTCTCGTTTGTGCATTGAGTAAGCCAGAAAAGTACAATTCTATCTCGGCCTTTGCTCCCATCGTTAATCCAACCCAGTGTCCCTGGGGTAAAAAAGCTTTTAGCGCTTATCTAGGTGATGAGGAACAGGCATGGCAAGCGTACGATACTTGCGAACTACTGAAAAAAAATAAATCCATTTTACCAACACTCATTCACCAGGGTTTAGAAGATGGCTTTTTGCAAGATCAATTACTGATTGATAATTTGCAAAAGACTGTTGAGCAATTAGATATACAAGCAGTAGATGTTCACCTAAACGAAGGCTATGACCACAGTTATTTTTTCATTGCCAGCTTTATTGAACAACATCTGCGTTTTCATGCGAAGTATTTAAAATAG
- a CDS encoding S-(hydroxymethyl)glutathione dehydrogenase/class III alcohol dehydrogenase, translating to MIKSRAAVALAAGAPLSIAEVDVAGPRKGEVLVKIVATGVCHTDAFTLSGADPEGLFPSILGHEGGGIVVEVGEGVTSVAVDDHVIPLYTPECGKCKFCTSGKTNLCQAIRTTQGQGLMPDGTSRFSLEGKPLFHYMGTSTFSEYTIVPEIALAKISKSAPLDKACLLGCGVTTGIGAVLNTAKVEAGSTVAIFGLGGIGLSAIIGAVMAKAERIVAVDINTSKFDIAKKFGATDCINPQDYDKPIQEVIVDLTDGGVDYSFECIGNVNVMRSALECCHKGWGESIIIGVAGAGEEISTRPFQLVTGRSWRGTAFGGVKGRSDLPGYVDKYMAGHIPLDDFVTHTMPLSDINQAFDLMHEGKSIRSVVMFDA from the coding sequence ATGATAAAATCCCGTGCTGCTGTCGCTCTTGCTGCAGGTGCCCCTCTCTCAATCGCAGAAGTTGATGTTGCTGGCCCCAGGAAAGGCGAAGTACTCGTTAAAATTGTTGCTACTGGCGTATGTCACACTGACGCATTTACCTTATCCGGTGCTGATCCAGAAGGTTTATTTCCCAGTATTCTCGGGCATGAAGGTGGCGGTATTGTGGTAGAAGTGGGTGAAGGCGTTACCAGCGTTGCAGTGGACGATCACGTCATTCCGCTTTACACACCTGAGTGTGGCAAGTGTAAGTTTTGTACCAGTGGCAAAACAAACCTTTGCCAAGCTATTCGCACAACACAAGGCCAGGGGCTGATGCCAGACGGTACTAGCCGTTTCTCCCTAGAAGGTAAGCCTCTTTTCCACTATATGGGAACCTCAACATTTTCAGAATATACAATTGTTCCAGAAATCGCACTGGCGAAAATTAGCAAGTCAGCACCTTTGGATAAAGCCTGTTTACTCGGTTGCGGTGTTACCACAGGCATAGGTGCTGTGCTCAACACAGCCAAGGTAGAAGCTGGATCGACAGTGGCTATTTTTGGCCTCGGAGGTATTGGTTTATCCGCTATCATTGGTGCTGTTATGGCAAAGGCCGAAAGAATAGTGGCGGTCGATATTAATACCAGTAAATTTGATATCGCCAAAAAGTTTGGTGCTACTGACTGCATTAATCCACAAGATTATGATAAGCCGATACAAGAGGTTATCGTCGATCTTACTGATGGCGGCGTCGATTACTCATTTGAATGTATCGGTAATGTTAATGTGATGCGCTCGGCTTTGGAGTGCTGTCACAAAGGTTGGGGCGAATCTATTATCATCGGTGTAGCAGGCGCTGGAGAAGAAATATCAACACGCCCATTCCAATTGGTAACAGGACGCTCATGGCGAGGCACGGCCTTTGGCGGAGTCAAGGGCCGCAGTGATCTCCCAGGCTATGTCGATAAATATATGGCAGGCCATATACCGCTGGACGATTTTGTCACACACACTATGCCCTTGAGCGATATCAACCAAGCTTTTGACCTCATGCACGAAGGCAAAAGCATCCGCTCGGTTGTTATGTTCGACGCGTAA
- a CDS encoding DUF4442 domain-containing protein: MFSSPKWAKFFLSLYPPYIGAGIRIDFVRDDWKEIHASMKMHWYNRNAFGTHFGGSLYSMVDPQYLLMLLHLLGKDYIVWDKSADINFVKPGKGTLKAKFLITDKDLEDIKKNTADNQKYLPNFYVRVFDEDNDTVAEINKTVYVRKKKARHS, from the coding sequence ATGTTTTCATCCCCGAAATGGGCAAAATTCTTCTTAAGCCTTTATCCGCCTTATATTGGTGCCGGTATTCGTATAGATTTTGTCCGCGATGACTGGAAAGAAATACACGCCTCTATGAAAATGCATTGGTACAACCGCAATGCTTTTGGTACGCATTTTGGTGGCAGTTTATATTCAATGGTAGATCCTCAATACCTCCTTATGTTGCTGCATCTGCTGGGCAAGGATTACATTGTGTGGGATAAATCGGCAGATATTAATTTTGTCAAACCCGGCAAAGGAACATTGAAAGCAAAGTTTTTAATTACAGATAAAGATCTTGAAGACATCAAGAAAAACACTGCCGACAATCAAAAATATCTACCGAACTTTTATGTTAGAGTTTTCGACGAAGACAATGACACGGTTGCCGAAATTAATAAAACCGTTTACGTTAGAAAAAAGAAAGCGAGACACTCCTAG
- a CDS encoding ABC transporter permease: MKTSSLVRMRVAQKLLWRDWKSGELNILLASLLLAVATVTSISLFTSRIHNSINEEASHFLAADAKISGSQIIPNNWRDEALEAGIQTAHITRFRAMTFFNDEMTLTQVKAVSDNYPLKGELSISDQPYQASTQVAHGPRPGEAWLAPRLFGVLGVQPGDKVSIGDADFTVSASLNKEPDSGQSLFGVSPRVMINIEDVERTRSVQVGSRVGYDLLLKADDQYIANFKALVESQLGEHFRWTGIESENRGIGSALSRAERFLLLTGCLSVVLSGVAIALAARRYAKRQHNQVAILKTLGTSPRNILGLYSLHILLIGLLSLIIGAFLGWFLHWGIITALGSLIPTELAAPSLTAYSTGAITGFIALWAFAAPPIFSLHQVLPASILREEKDQTLSAGWSGGIGALAILVLMFFYSRDIQLTLIVAAGVSACLLGVGSLSAILILLTKKIGKKLSYTWRLGLSNLQRHQRFNALQIMIFSVLLMLLFILLTVRTTLIGQWQQQLPENTPNHFAFNIFPEETDAIKRFFDEQSILPNPFYPMTRGRVIKVNDKETSEILKDSDSGINYVRELNLTWSLTPGEDNQIIAGEWWDDQTETSGELLVSAEEDYAAGLGITIGDSIEFSVAGEKITARVSSIRSVQWDSMNPNFYMIFNQAILNGVGANWITSFYLTPEQKPFLNKLSRSFPTVSLVELDQTIGQIQSIISKVSMAIEFILFLVLASGFLVLITSIQATLDVRFQESAIFRTLGANRKLVRKTLLIEFCTLGWLAGLLATFGTELCMYFLQTRVFSLDYTSQPLLWVWGPLLSALLIGTIGWTSTRSVTNTPPLNVLRAI; this comes from the coding sequence ATGAAAACCTCTTCTTTGGTACGCATGCGCGTGGCACAAAAACTTCTTTGGCGAGACTGGAAAAGCGGTGAGCTGAATATTCTGCTCGCCTCACTTCTATTAGCGGTAGCAACCGTTACCAGTATTAGCCTGTTCACTAGCCGCATACATAATTCCATCAACGAGGAAGCCTCCCACTTTCTCGCGGCGGACGCCAAAATCTCAGGCTCACAAATTATTCCTAACAACTGGCGAGATGAAGCTTTAGAGGCAGGCATCCAAACAGCTCATATCACCCGCTTTCGTGCGATGACATTTTTTAACGATGAAATGACACTCACACAAGTAAAGGCGGTTTCTGATAACTATCCGCTTAAGGGTGAGCTATCCATTTCGGATCAACCCTATCAAGCGAGTACTCAAGTTGCTCATGGCCCCAGACCAGGAGAGGCTTGGTTGGCGCCAAGACTCTTTGGCGTGCTAGGGGTGCAGCCCGGCGACAAAGTGAGCATTGGGGACGCAGACTTTACCGTCTCAGCATCGCTCAACAAGGAGCCTGATAGCGGCCAGAGTTTATTCGGTGTATCTCCTCGCGTGATGATCAATATCGAAGACGTAGAGCGCACTCGCTCCGTGCAAGTGGGCAGTCGCGTGGGCTACGATCTTTTACTCAAAGCTGATGATCAATATATTGCTAACTTCAAAGCCTTGGTGGAAAGTCAGCTGGGAGAGCATTTTAGGTGGACAGGCATTGAATCCGAAAATCGTGGTATCGGTAGTGCCCTCTCTCGAGCAGAGCGCTTTTTATTACTTACAGGCTGTCTAAGTGTGGTTTTATCTGGTGTTGCCATTGCATTAGCTGCAAGACGTTATGCGAAAAGGCAACACAATCAAGTCGCTATATTAAAAACCCTGGGCACAAGCCCCCGTAATATCCTTGGTCTTTATAGCTTACATATCTTATTAATTGGCTTGTTGAGCTTGATTATTGGTGCTTTCTTAGGGTGGTTCCTGCACTGGGGTATTATCACTGCACTGGGAAGCTTGATCCCCACTGAATTGGCGGCACCGTCGCTAACGGCTTACTCTACAGGAGCCATTACAGGCTTTATTGCTTTATGGGCGTTCGCGGCACCTCCCATCTTCTCTTTGCATCAGGTGTTACCAGCGAGCATCTTACGTGAAGAAAAAGATCAGACCCTATCGGCAGGCTGGAGTGGCGGAATTGGTGCCCTAGCAATACTTGTTCTTATGTTTTTTTATAGTCGAGATATTCAACTTACTCTGATCGTCGCTGCAGGGGTTAGTGCCTGTCTTCTGGGTGTAGGCTCACTTTCGGCCATACTAATACTGTTAACTAAAAAAATCGGCAAAAAACTTAGCTACACTTGGCGCTTGGGGCTGTCGAACTTACAGCGCCACCAGCGTTTCAACGCGTTGCAGATTATGATTTTCTCTGTACTGCTAATGCTACTTTTTATCTTGCTCACAGTGCGCACTACCTTGATTGGACAATGGCAACAGCAATTACCTGAAAATACGCCGAACCACTTTGCATTTAATATTTTTCCCGAAGAAACGGATGCGATAAAACGTTTCTTTGACGAGCAGTCCATACTTCCCAACCCCTTCTACCCTATGACTAGAGGTAGGGTTATAAAGGTCAATGACAAGGAAACTAGTGAGATTCTCAAAGATAGTGATAGCGGTATTAATTATGTTCGAGAACTTAACCTGACCTGGTCTCTCACTCCCGGCGAAGACAATCAGATTATCGCCGGCGAATGGTGGGACGACCAAACAGAAACATCGGGTGAACTACTTGTTTCTGCTGAGGAAGATTATGCCGCAGGTTTAGGCATTACCATCGGCGATAGCATCGAGTTTAGTGTCGCAGGAGAAAAAATAACCGCACGCGTAAGCAGTATTAGATCGGTTCAATGGGACTCCATGAACCCCAATTTCTACATGATTTTCAATCAAGCCATTCTAAATGGCGTTGGAGCAAATTGGATTACCAGTTTTTACCTAACGCCAGAACAAAAACCCTTTTTAAATAAGTTGAGCAGATCCTTTCCGACGGTATCCCTGGTAGAGCTGGATCAAACCATCGGCCAGATACAAAGCATTATCAGCAAGGTATCCATGGCGATAGAATTTATTCTGTTTCTTGTATTAGCATCCGGATTTCTGGTGCTCATCACGAGTATACAGGCCACCCTCGATGTTCGTTTCCAAGAAAGCGCCATATTCCGTACACTGGGGGCCAACCGCAAGCTAGTGCGTAAAACCTTACTTATTGAATTCTGTACTCTCGGCTGGTTAGCTGGGTTACTTGCAACATTCGGCACAGAGTTATGTATGTATTTCCTACAAACACGGGTATTTAGTTTAGATTATACAAGCCAGCCCCTGTTATGGGTTTGGGGGCCTTTGCTTAGCGCATTGTTGATAGGCACTATTGGCTGGACTTCTACCAGGAGCGTCACCAATACACCTCCGCTCAATGTGTTAAGGGCTATATAA
- a CDS encoding ABC transporter ATP-binding protein — protein MIKALQLHQQVPISDGSLHILKGVSLEIEAGETVAIVGASGSGKSTLLGMLAGLDIPSAGKVYLNQHEITQLDEEARAQVRSQLVSFVFQNFQLLGSLNALENVMLPLELRGEDNPEDKAKHYLNRVGLEQRIDHYPNQLSGGEQQRVALARAFACEAPIIFADEPTGNLDTQTGEKVAQLLFDLNKETGTTLVLVTHSQALAEKCDRQLEMRSGELLEAV, from the coding sequence ATGATCAAAGCTCTACAATTACATCAACAAGTGCCAATATCTGATGGAAGTTTGCACATTTTAAAAGGCGTTAGCTTGGAAATCGAAGCCGGCGAAACCGTGGCCATTGTTGGCGCTTCAGGCTCAGGCAAATCAACCTTACTTGGCATGCTCGCAGGCTTGGACATTCCCAGTGCAGGGAAAGTTTACTTGAATCAACACGAAATTACACAGCTCGATGAGGAAGCCCGCGCTCAAGTTCGCAGCCAGTTAGTGTCTTTTGTTTTTCAGAACTTTCAGCTACTGGGCAGCCTCAATGCTCTAGAGAATGTTATGCTGCCACTGGAATTGCGCGGAGAAGATAATCCAGAAGATAAAGCCAAACACTATTTAAATCGCGTAGGCCTGGAACAGCGTATCGACCACTACCCGAACCAACTGTCCGGTGGTGAACAACAACGAGTTGCACTCGCACGTGCCTTTGCGTGCGAAGCTCCCATCATTTTTGCCGACGAACCAACTGGTAATCTCGACACACAGACGGGAGAGAAAGTAGCCCAGTTGCTGTTCGATCTCAATAAGGAAACGGGCACCACACTTGTTTTAGTCACTCACTCCCAGGCATTGGCAGAAAAATGTGACAGACAATTAGAAATGCGTTCCGGCGAGCTATTAGAAGCCGTATAA